The following coding sequences are from one Cygnus olor isolate bCygOlo1 chromosome 2, bCygOlo1.pri.v2, whole genome shotgun sequence window:
- the STMND1 gene encoding stathmin domain-containing protein 1: MGCNASNRVAVAQLPSEELEKNQEAKSQTTSASIARAGAVTSWDGAAWPVGTSERGSKVEDKAREGDSPEEFAERFTPSQKRSNVQSTDALLTSEFISQSRTLQEIERQKSSDILEELRMQGIIRSQSTTARTEEVYENKIREEELSNTAQHTAFFPATAHQTTGEQTEKDCISCGSHGGTDTPQPSPLDEEPGVLIKEITAGEATNDYTEGSTIESDITYNCINETIWI; the protein is encoded by the exons ATGGGCTGCAATGCTTCTAACAGGGTCGCTGTAGCACAGCTGCCTTCTGAGGAGCTAGAGAAGAACCAAGAAGCCAAAAGCCAG ACTACAAGTGCCAGCATTGCTAGAGCAGGGGCTGTCACCTCATGGGATGGGGCAGCTTGGCCAGTGGGCACTTCAGAGAGAGGAAGCAAAGTTGAAGACAAggccagagaaggagactcccCTGAGGAATTTGCAGAAAGATTTACACCTTCTCAAAAAAGAAGCAATGTGCAAAGCACAG ATGCACTGCTCACCAGTGAGTTCATCAGTCAATCACGGACCTTACAAGAAATAGAGAGACAAAAATCATCAGACATTCTTGAGGAGCTGAGGATGCAGGGGATAATCAGGAGCCAAAGCACTACTGCCAGGACTGAAGAGGTATATGAAAACAAG attaGGGAAGAGGAACTGAGCAATACAGCACaacacactgcattttttccagcaacTGCCCACCAAACTACAGGTGAACAGACTGAGAAGGACTGCATAAGTTGCGGAAGTCATGGAGGGACAGACACCCCTCAGCCCTCACCTTTAGATGAGGAGCCTGGTGTACTGATAAAGGAAATAACTGCAGGAGAAGCCACAAATGATTACACTGAGGGCTCTACCATTGAGTCTGATATAACTTACAACTGCATCAATGAAACAATCTGGATCTAA